DNA sequence from the Hoylesella buccalis ATCC 35310 genome:
AGACGCAGCAGAGACAGTTCTATATTCTGGCGACTAAGAAATACGGTTGGACTAAGGATGTGCTGATACACAAGATAGAACTGAAAACATATGAGAACTTTTTGCTCGGACAAAGCAACTTTGATACCACGCTGCCCGAAAACATCCGCAACCAAGCGGTGCTTGCCGTAAAAGACGAGTATATGCTGGATTTTATCGGACTGGGAGAGGAACATTCGGAATATGAGTTGGAACAGGCTATCATCAAGAATATCCGCTCTTTTCTGATGGAGTTCGGAACGGACTTTTCTTTTATGGGAAACCAATACCGATTGGAAGTGGATGGCAGGGAGTACTTCATCGACCTGCTGCTTTACAACCGACGCTTGCAGGCAATGATTGCAGTGGAACTGAAAATCGGAGAGTTCAAGCCTGAATATAAAGGAAAGATGGAGTTTTATCTCAATGTACTGAATGATACCGTGAGGCTCCCGCATGAAAATCCTGCCATCGGCATTATCATCTGTAAATCCAAGAGCCGAACGATTGTAGAATATGCCCTCAAAACTTCTACAATGCCTATCGGGGTGGCAACATACAGCCTATCACCCGAATTGCCGGAGGCATACAAGGAACTGCTTCCAACCTCAGAGGCTATAGCCCAAAAGTTGGAAGTGCTTATCAAAGAATGAATGAAGGGAGATATTCCGAATCTGGAATATCTCCCTTTTGATTTACCGCTTCTTGAACTTGCCGCCTTTCAGGTCGCTCTCCACCATACGCTTATTGAGTTTCTCACGGAGTTCGTCAAGGAAATAAGTGCGGCTGTCATCTTTGCGACGCTTCATATTCATATATACGTTGTAGCAGTTCTTTATCTCTATCCCGAAGAGTTCGGAAAGGGCGTCTGCCAATTCTTCCACGCCTATTTCTCCGTTGTTGATACAGTCGCAGGTGTCGAGAGCATAAAGGAGTTCCACTAAATCTGTCGCTTTGCCTGTCCAACGGAGATTGCTGACAGACTTCTGCGGAGCAGGGAACAATCCATGCAACCGCATATCTAGCAGTTTCAGTTCTGTGTCAATGACAAAGAGTAACTCCGATACATTTTTCCCCCATTTCGACTGTTAATCCAGTTCTCGCGTGGATAATCTGCAATTGAAATCGAGTGTAATGCAAGGTTCTAAATAATGAACATACTTTTCTCTCTGTGGCTACGAGCTTTAAGATTTCTCTTATTAAGCAAGCAGTAGCTTTCGTTGTATTTTCAGAGAGTAGCATTTTAAAAGAGTTCTTTTTTACGAGTCTTTTCATATTCCTAATCTATGAATGGTTTTACTATTCTTCTGAAAGAGTAAATACATCTGAATAACATTGAATAGTCAAAACAGATGATAGAGCAAGAGATATGAAAAGAAGATTCTCATCAGGTGTTATCTTCGTTGCCCTTTTAATTTACGGGCAAAGTTCATATGTTTTATTGAGACAAAATATCCGTAAAAAGTATAGTGATACCCCTGTTAAGTTGAATTACAACGAATCAAGATATTGCTTGGGTTTTATCCTGTGATATTTGCAGAAAGCCTCCGTGAAATGACTGAGATTGGCATATCCAATTTTATAGCCTACTTCTGACACCGAGTAGAGGCGAGTGGAAAGCAGTCGTTTTGCCCATTCCATCTTTTCGGATAGGGCATATTCGGCGATAGCTTTTCCAATAACCTGCTTGAAGCACTTTTGTAATTTGGAACTGCTCATATTAGCTTCACGCGCCAATTCGGGAATACTCGGTACATCACTGAGACTTTGAAGAATCTGGCGACGAACACGGAATACTGATTCAACATCATTCAAGTTTAGGTTGGCAAGAGATTTTACTTCCGAACGTTTTTCGATCTTTTCAAAGTACATCGTCAGTAATTCCATAGTTTTTCCATGCAAATGAAGCGTTGAAAAAGGATTGTCGATTTCAGTTATTGATTTAATGTTATCCAAGACCTGTTGCATTGCAGGTGTAATTGTCTCAAACAAATAAAAAGCCTTGTCCGATTGGAGAAGCCGACCGATATAGGTTTCATATGCTGCATCAATCTTTTCAATCCAATCTTTATTGAAAGTCAGTGTAATATTTTCGTATCGTTTCTTTGGTGGAAAACTCCACTCAGTCGGAATGCTGCTTGAAGGCATAAAGATGCCATCGAGCGTGTCCACTCCGACCGTTTTAGTACTTGTTCCAATTATCTGCTCGTGCTTATGCTCATTGATATAGAACATCACAGGAATCCATTTCGACTTTTCCACCGAGCGACGTACCATAGTTATCGGCTCGTATGCTATGAAATTGATGTAAGTCAATGTGAGCCATGGCAGGGGATAATACTGTTTGAAAAATCCACTACCCATAGAAGAAGGAATAGTAAATCCATCGTTTATTACTGATGTACCAAATTGCTCGGCAACCATCTCCATCCAATCTTCGGGTTTGTTGATGGCACAAAATTCTATAGTCATATTTTATGTCTTTTTGCAAAGTTACAAACAAATACGGATAAAAACTCGAATTATCACAAGTTTTTATCCGTATTACTCTTAGAAAAGGACCAATAGCTCCATGAGAAATGTTTTTAATGGGAGCTTATTCAAATGCGATTAAACTTGAAGGTACTCCTATGGTGGTAACAACTGGTCTTTGCGAGCATTCCCCCGTTTTGGTATTGTAAGTATAGTATCCTGTGCCTTCTTTGCACGTCATACCAAAGACTATAAAATCCTTATATCGTGTACAAGCAAAAGCTCCCATGCTTGTGGTCAATGGAAGATCGAGTTTTTCGATGGTTTTATTCCAAAGATTGATTTTAACCGGTTGATAGTTGAAATCAAGAATTGATGATTGCATAAGGTCATTGTGTTGAGTGTAAGCAGGGATGTTAATACAAGCATATGCTATTCCACCTCCTGCATAATAGAACGGAAGGATATAGGCAGCATCAGTGTCTAGACCTGTTACTTTTGTTTTGGATAATTGGAAGTAATAATCCTTATCCCATTCATCAGTTCCTTTTTTTATACGTAAGAAGCCGTCTTTCAAAGGATTCATCCCATCCATGCCTATACTGTAGAAGTAGATGTCTCCATGTTCGTCCTTGATAGCCGAGGAATGACGAAAAAGTCCTACAGATGCAGTTCGATTGTCTTTAATTACCTTTTCTACCGTGTTTGTCTTCAAGTCAATGATGGCAACCTCTGCTCCCGTTCCGGGCCATGAGGTGTGAGGTGAATTTTTCTGATTAAGAGAGACGTAAAGTTTTCCATCACGGATTACATTGCATCCCGGGTCGGGATTATTGTCATTCGTTGCATATTTTGCAAGATCAATCTCATCTTTTTGCTGCATTGTTTGAGGATTGAATATGCCAATCTTCCCTCGTTTACTGAGCGATACATAGGCTGTTTCATTATTGAAGAAAGCAATTTCTCCCGGACGAGAGTCCTGCCCAAAAGTCATTGTCTGACCTTTCACCAAATGTCCTTTGGTATCTCTAGTGAATTGATGAATTTTATCGCCCCACACTCCTTCGGCAATCAATACTATATTGCCATGGACAAAGGGATAAGTACCGAAGCCGAACTCGTATGTATTTTTATTGTTGACCTCTTTCTGCAAGAGATCCGAGAATGTCCCCAAATAGTCGGTCTTTTGGTCAATCTGATTGATAAAGACAAAATGCTGCTGCACCTCTTGAGGGGTAGGCGTAGGTTCATCATTTTTGTTACAAGATGTCAGCCCTATGACGCCGACCAGCATAGCGGAAAAGGCTATGCGATTGAAAATTGTTGTATTCATCTTTTATATTTGTTAAATTAGAAAATTCCTTTCGAGAAGACGTACCTGAATTTGAGGTGGAATGTCCGTCCTGCCAATGGTTGGCGGAACTGGTCCCAGACCTCTTTGTTCATTATATTATGGCATTCCAAGGCTACGGAATATTTGTTTTTGTAGGTCAGTAGCAGACCTATGTCATTGACGAAACTGCGGGGAATACGTCGTTTCTGCAATTCGGTTAGTTCCCAGAAATAGAAGAACTCCTCAGTAAATTTGCCGTCCCAGAAAGCCTTGACATACCAATTCTTGAATAACCGGTCGCTGTGATACTCCGCCCCGAAGTTGGCGAATAAATAGGGAATGTTCGGCAGTCGCAATCCTTTTGTCGGATTGGGGGCTTGGGTACCGGGTAAATAGTTCAAGACATCGCGCACATCTTGATAAGTCAGATTTCCGTAGGCATAGACCGTTGGTGAGATGTCCAGTTTTAATTCGGTTTCTATACCTTTAATATGTACCTTTTCTGCGTTCACATATCCGGCTGCCATGTGCTGTTTCATCAGTTTTATCATATCACTTACCTGCATATAAAAGCCGTTCACTTCAAACTGCAATCGCGATAAGCCGAGTATGTCGTTTTTATCTATCAAGAAGCCCAGATTGAAGTTGTGGCTTTTCTCCGGTTTCAATCCAGCAGCAGGAAAGGTGATGATACCATCGCCGAACAACTCTTGCGAATTGGGGAGGCGTATTGCCCGCTGGTAAGATGCTTTCAGATGAAAACCTCTGAAAGGCTCGTATTTTATTGCCTCTATCCAGCCGATTTGTGAGGTCGTATTGTTCTTTTTCTTCGGAGCCTCAATCATCTCGTATGAAGTCAAATCTTCTATCTCGGAATGGAGGTGGAAATACTTTGCGGAGAGCATATTCGTCAGTTTCTTGTCAAAGAGTTTTGCCTCCCAAGTCAACCCCGATACGACACTGGTCTTTTTACTGGGAAATCCCCCGATGACAAAACCTGCATGCTGACTTGCAATGTTATCGCTCGGTTGTCTTCGTGCATAGTTAATGAGTGTGTTCAGATTCAAACTGTGATTGGCAGACAATCTGTAATCAAGATTGATACGTTCGTTGATTTCCAATCCTTTGTCGTTTGAGTTATGAGGGACGTCCCCCGTTTCTCCCATTCCGTTCGGACTCGGATATATGTTTCCCTCGAAATCGTGATTAACTCGTGCCGTATCCACAAAATTGTTTGTTGTATGCGAGAGGGAGAAATGGGACTCAAAGTGAAGGCGGTCGTTCAGCATTCCGCTTTTTATCAGTTTGTTTTCCAACATAAACATTCCTGATTGGTCTTCGGCGTGTTGTATGTTTTTTAAGATGCCTTGGATTTCATTGAAACGATTATAGTACCCGAACTCGGTACTAATCTCATTGAACCAAAGTTTCGTGAAAGCAATTTTTCCTTTCAACATATACGAACGAAAACGGTCATGGTCACGCCTTACCAACAGATTCTCTCTCTCGGGAACTCTGAAAGAGTAGTCATTCTTTGCAGATGTATAATAACCTCCCGCACCGAGCAGAATGCCACTCTTTGGAAAATTCTTGCGAGAGAAGACGCTTCCTTTGTGTGTTTGATAAGAACCTAATTCATACGAGGCATCTAAATAATCCGTACTAAACTCTTTCGTAACGATATTGACAGCGCCTCCCAATCCATCGCAACCGAAACGGGCAGGAATGATACTCTTATAGACTTCTATTCTTTCTATAATGTCTATCGGAATTTCATCAAGAGAAAAAGCCCCATCAGAAGTACTCATTGGTATTCCGTCCCATAAGATTTGAATGCGGTTTCCTTCCAATCCATGAACAATAATTCTCGAACTGCTCCCCAAACCACCGGTATGCCCGACTTTCAAACCTATGGTTTTATTCAAAACGGTTTCTAACGAAATAGATCTGCCTTGAAGTTCTTTCGCATTTATTACAGAAACTGCTTCAGGCGACTCTCTGAGAACTTGTGTTCTTGTTTTCCCAACTACGACTACATCTGCCAGCTCTGTTGATTCCGGGAGTAGTTTTATGGTATAACGCTTCCCATTTGCAGTAATCGTATCGGTAATAGACTGATAGCCGACATAACTTACCATAAGCATAAGTTTTTGATTACTTGATGCATTTAGTTTTGCAATGCCTTTCCTATTTGTAGTCGTACCATTCGTGTACGTTGGAGCATTCAAACCTTTCCATTGTATGGTGGCAAATTCTATGTTGTCTCCAGTCTCTGCATCAATAACTTTTATTTCAGTTGGTTGCAGTTGTGCAAACATAGGATAAGACCACAACAATAGAAATCCGACAATGAGCATTCTTTTATATAAATGGACTATTGAGCTGATTGACATATCTTATTTGTTTATGAAATTCTGTGCAAAGGTACTTACCTGCCGAGTAAATAAATACCCCCGCTGTTCACGCTTATGCCCCTGTTGTGTTTATATGCGTGCAAATTGTTGTTTGGGGGTAGTGTAATGCTTATCGGGGTTATTTTACCCATGTTCGTTGCCGTACCTTTGCAGCAGAAAAATCAAAACGACACATATATGGATAAACAAAAAGTCAGACCTCTTGATGAGGAACGGGAGAGCCGCAGTCTGCTCTCCAATGCAGTGGTCATATTGCACCTTATTTTTGGTACACTCCCTATACTGCTGGTAGTATGGGCAGTGGATAAGTTGATGAATGGCACGCTCTCTCCCATAATAGTTTCGGGTATTGGAGGAATAATGGTACTATTCGCACTGCTTCGGGGAGTATTCTATGGAACATCGATTTGGCGGGCACACCGGTCGGCTTACAATGCCCTTACACGATTGAGGTTGCGTATCATAAGTCATCTGCAACGCTTGCCACTCGGTTTCTTTCAAGAACGGAAAGTTGGCGAATTGGTGAATATTATCAACCACGATGTGGAACAAATTGAAATTTATTTAGCGCACGGATTACCTGAAATCCTTTCGGCTACGCTTTTTCCTGCCTTACTCTGGATAATCATTATGGTGTTGGACTGGCGTTTGGGGCTGTCGCTCATTTCTCTTTTGCCTGTAGCATTTCTTCTGCAAATGGCTGTCAAAACACTTTGGGGAAAGAACTTTCAACACTTTATGGAAAGTACGCAAAAAATGTCGGAAGACCTTTTGGAATATGTGGCTACCATATCGGTAATCAAGGCTTTCAGTAACGAGGAAAACAGAACGGTACGGGTACTTGGCGGTATGCGCGATTATATTCATTGGGTGAAGCGGAGCATGTTCAGCGTTACTGTTCCGATGGCGCTCATAACGATGTTCTTGGAAGGTGGTATCGTGGTAATGACCCTTGTCGGGCTATGGCTGATGACTTCGGGCGAACTGACGGTGGCACGTTTTATCCTTGCCCTGATATTGGGCGGACTATTCTCGTCCTCCTTTGCTAAGTTGGCAACATTCCAACATTTCCGAATCGTCTATGGTCAGTCGTTGGCAAAAGTACAGTCCATTACAGAGGTACAGACAAAGGAAACTGCGGACAAGAAAACAGATACGACACAGACGGATGTTTGTTTCGAGCATGTTACGTTCTCCTATCCAAACAAGGAAGACAATGCGCTGAAAGATGTATGTCTTCAATTTCCGAGAGGAAGCCATACTGCAATCGTGGGCGAATCCGGGTCGGGAAAAACCACGCTGGCAAGTTTGATGATGGGGTTCTGGCAACCCCAAACAGGTACTATACGACTGGGAGGAGAGAATATTACGGGACTCTCCGAACGTAATATCGCTGATTATTTTTCGATGGTACAGCAGGAGGTTTTTCTCTTTAACACAACCATTCGGGATAATATCCGTATAGGAAGACCAACCGCCACACAAAAGGAAGTGGAAATGGCAGCACAGCGTGCTCGTATTCATGATTTTATCATGGGCTTGCCGAATGGTTATGATACGCTGGCAGGCGAAGCCGGCGTAAAATTCTCCGGCGGAGAAAAACAGCGTATTTCCATTGCCCGAATATTGCTCAAAGACTCTCCAATAGTTATTCTCGATGAAGCTACTGCCGCATTGGACGGAGAGAATGAGAAACTAATTCAAGAAGCTCTTGATGAATTGCAGCGCAACAAGACCGTCATTGCGATTGCTCACCGTCTCAATACCATTCAGGATATGGAGCGTATTGTTGTG
Encoded proteins:
- a CDS encoding helix-turn-helix domain-containing protein, producing the protein MTIEFCAINKPEDWMEMVAEQFGTSVINDGFTIPSSMGSGFFKQYYPLPWLTLTYINFIAYEPITMVRRSVEKSKWIPVMFYINEHKHEQIIGTSTKTVGVDTLDGIFMPSSSIPTEWSFPPKKRYENITLTFNKDWIEKIDAAYETYIGRLLQSDKAFYLFETITPAMQQVLDNIKSITEIDNPFSTLHLHGKTMELLTMYFEKIEKRSEVKSLANLNLNDVESVFRVRRQILQSLSDVPSIPELAREANMSSSKLQKCFKQVIGKAIAEYALSEKMEWAKRLLSTRLYSVSEVGYKIGYANLSHFTEAFCKYHRIKPKQYLDSL
- a CDS encoding TonB-dependent receptor; translated protein: MSISSIVHLYKRMLIVGFLLLWSYPMFAQLQPTEIKVIDAETGDNIEFATIQWKGLNAPTYTNGTTTNRKGIAKLNASSNQKLMLMVSYVGYQSITDTITANGKRYTIKLLPESTELADVVVVGKTRTQVLRESPEAVSVINAKELQGRSISLETVLNKTIGLKVGHTGGLGSSSRIIVHGLEGNRIQILWDGIPMSTSDGAFSLDEIPIDIIERIEVYKSIIPARFGCDGLGGAVNIVTKEFSTDYLDASYELGSYQTHKGSVFSRKNFPKSGILLGAGGYYTSAKNDYSFRVPERENLLVRRDHDRFRSYMLKGKIAFTKLWFNEISTEFGYYNRFNEIQGILKNIQHAEDQSGMFMLENKLIKSGMLNDRLHFESHFSLSHTTNNFVDTARVNHDFEGNIYPSPNGMGETGDVPHNSNDKGLEINERINLDYRLSANHSLNLNTLINYARRQPSDNIASQHAGFVIGGFPSKKTSVVSGLTWEAKLFDKKLTNMLSAKYFHLHSEIEDLTSYEMIEAPKKKNNTTSQIGWIEAIKYEPFRGFHLKASYQRAIRLPNSQELFGDGIITFPAAGLKPEKSHNFNLGFLIDKNDILGLSRLQFEVNGFYMQVSDMIKLMKQHMAAGYVNAEKVHIKGIETELKLDISPTVYAYGNLTYQDVRDVLNYLPGTQAPNPTKGLRLPNIPYLFANFGAEYHSDRLFKNWYVKAFWDGKFTEEFFYFWELTELQKRRIPRSFVNDIGLLLTYKNKYSVALECHNIMNKEVWDQFRQPLAGRTFHLKFRYVFSKGIF
- a CDS encoding PDDEXK nuclease domain-containing protein, whose protein sequence is MSTHNIPLTSAEYLSFKEEITKRIRSAQYEALKAVNKEMITLYWEIGRRITEQQKALGWGKSVVENLSQDIQKEFPGIKGFGVSNMWDMARFYAEYQSNEILQPLVGEISWSKHIVILTKCKETQQRQFYILATKKYGWTKDVLIHKIELKTYENFLLGQSNFDTTLPENIRNQAVLAVKDEYMLDFIGLGEEHSEYELEQAIIKNIRSFLMEFGTDFSFMGNQYRLEVDGREYFIDLLLYNRRLQAMIAVELKIGEFKPEYKGKMEFYLNVLNDTVRLPHENPAIGIIICKSKSRTIVEYALKTSTMPIGVATYSLSPELPEAYKELLPTSEAIAQKLEVLIKE
- a CDS encoding RteC domain-containing protein, with the translated sequence MRLHGLFPAPQKSVSNLRWTGKATDLVELLYALDTCDCINNGEIGVEELADALSELFGIEIKNCYNVYMNMKRRKDDSRTYFLDELREKLNKRMVESDLKGGKFKKR
- a CDS encoding ABC transporter ATP-binding protein, whose amino-acid sequence is MDKQKVRPLDEERESRSLLSNAVVILHLIFGTLPILLVVWAVDKLMNGTLSPIIVSGIGGIMVLFALLRGVFYGTSIWRAHRSAYNALTRLRLRIISHLQRLPLGFFQERKVGELVNIINHDVEQIEIYLAHGLPEILSATLFPALLWIIIMVLDWRLGLSLISLLPVAFLLQMAVKTLWGKNFQHFMESTQKMSEDLLEYVATISVIKAFSNEENRTVRVLGGMRDYIHWVKRSMFSVTVPMALITMFLEGGIVVMTLVGLWLMTSGELTVARFILALILGGLFSSSFAKLATFQHFRIVYGQSLAKVQSITEVQTKETADKKTDTTQTDVCFEHVTFSYPNKEDNALKDVCLQFPRGSHTAIVGESGSGKTTLASLMMGFWQPQTGTIRLGGENITGLSERNIADYFSMVQQEVFLFNTTIRDNIRIGRPTATQKEVEMAAQRARIHDFIMGLPNGYDTLAGEAGVKFSGGEKQRISIARILLKDSPIVILDEATAALDGENEKLIQEALDELQRNKTVIAIAHRLNTIQDMERIVVMDKGQVVSKGTHQELMKDCSLYRNMTETQEQVSKWQLKEEEE